Proteins encoded by one window of Desulfovibrio ferrophilus:
- the rimO gene encoding 30S ribosomal protein S12 methylthiotransferase RimO: MTHVYSISLGCPKNRVDTERMLSCFGPGLTPCETPEEAEVVLINTCGFIGPAVEESVQAVLDAAQAIEGLEPRPVLAVTGCLVSRYQEDLAKELPEVDVWLTTREVESWPARVSEALGRPVHNPAPGERVLSTGPSYAYLKVAEGCDHACAFCTIPSIRGPLSSRPMDQVVDEAQRMLNTGVSELVLVAQDLTAYGRDLGEKDALPRLLERLSTLEGLKWLRPMYLYPAGLTPALLDFIKDMGRPLLPYFDVPLQHTHQDILSAMGRPFARDPRIVIDRIRDRFPEAILRTSLIVGYPGETDEHFTALKDFVRQARFTHLGVFGYCDEEGTESFKLPGKVEQQVINERREELMRIQSIISEEMLMEFEGSTQEVLVDAPHEEWPGLHVGRCWFQAPEADGVTYISGPGVEPGAMVNALIDEAKTYDLVALT; this comes from the coding sequence ATCACTCACGTCTACTCCATCAGTTTGGGCTGCCCAAAAAACAGGGTTGATACCGAACGCATGCTCTCCTGCTTTGGCCCAGGATTGACTCCCTGTGAAACCCCGGAAGAAGCCGAAGTGGTGCTGATCAACACCTGCGGCTTCATTGGACCGGCAGTGGAAGAATCCGTGCAGGCCGTTCTGGACGCCGCCCAAGCCATCGAAGGCCTGGAGCCCCGACCGGTCCTGGCTGTCACCGGCTGTCTGGTCAGTCGCTACCAGGAAGACCTGGCCAAGGAACTGCCCGAGGTTGATGTCTGGTTGACCACACGTGAGGTGGAATCCTGGCCTGCTCGAGTATCCGAGGCCCTGGGACGCCCAGTGCACAATCCGGCCCCGGGTGAACGCGTTCTCTCCACCGGCCCATCATACGCTTATCTCAAGGTGGCCGAAGGCTGCGACCACGCCTGTGCCTTCTGCACCATCCCCTCCATCCGGGGACCATTGTCCAGCCGCCCCATGGACCAGGTCGTGGACGAAGCCCAACGCATGCTGAACACCGGAGTTTCAGAATTGGTGCTGGTGGCTCAGGACCTGACCGCCTATGGCCGGGACCTGGGTGAAAAGGATGCCTTGCCACGGCTGCTGGAGCGCCTGTCCACCCTGGAGGGCCTCAAATGGCTCCGACCCATGTATCTCTATCCCGCAGGCCTGACTCCTGCACTCCTTGACTTTATCAAGGATATGGGCCGCCCGCTGCTGCCCTATTTCGATGTACCATTGCAACACACCCACCAGGACATCCTCTCGGCCATGGGCCGACCCTTTGCCCGTGACCCGCGTATTGTCATTGATCGCATCCGCGACCGCTTTCCGGAAGCAATCCTGCGCACCAGTCTCATCGTGGGCTACCCCGGCGAGACCGACGAGCATTTCACTGCCCTCAAGGATTTCGTACGGCAGGCACGGTTCACACATCTCGGAGTTTTCGGGTATTGCGACGAGGAGGGCACGGAGTCGTTCAAGCTCCCCGGAAAGGTCGAACAACAGGTCATCAACGAGCGCCGCGAAGAACTGATGCGCATCCAGTCCATCATCAGCGAGGAAATGCTCATGGAATTCGAGGGCAGCACCCAAGAGGTCCTGGTGGATGCCCCGCATGAGGAATGGCCAGGACTGCACGTGGGCCGTTGCTGGTTCCAGGCACCGGAAGCCGACGGCGTCACCTACATCTCGGGCCCCGGCGTGGAGCCAGGGGCCATGGTCAATGCCTTGATCGACGAAGCCAAGACATATGATCTGGTGGCCCTGACCTGA
- the glmS gene encoding glutamine--fructose-6-phosphate transaminase (isomerizing), with protein sequence MCGIIGYAGHRPAVPILLEGLKRLEYRGYDSAGVAFIQNKELELLRAEGKLVGLETKVNGRDVTMATSGVGHTRWATHGVPVERNAHPHKDNSGRLAMIHNGIIENFQEQKDWLIERGYTFASETDTEVLVNLISEGLKETGEGVLQALSWALARVEGAYAVALVSLDEPGVIYAARQSSPLVFGAGTGENFVASDIPAFLNYTRDVVFLEDGELVRMDANSWQVLDALTLEPIEKQTNRIDWDVQSAQKGGHKHFMIKEIFEQPKVIADCLAGRVDLKTGTVRLPELEGLTSPKRLHIVACGTSFHAGLWGMNLLESWARIPVRVEIASEFRYRDLLLDEDDVILAISQSGETADTLAGIRRAKQMGASVIGLCNVVGSSVARESDHVIYTQAGPEISVASTKAMCSQLTALYLLALHWGAQKGTLSAEVTQQGIAAVHELPGLLDAELPAMRERSKELARKYSGVSSFMYLGRGLNFPLALEGALKLKEISYIHAEGYASGEMKHGPIALIERDFPTFALAMRDDLLPKVKSNLEEVQARDGRIIALTNPGLDMGVDDAWVIPEVWGPLSAFLALPCLQLFAYEVADYLGKDVDQPRNLAKSVTVE encoded by the coding sequence ATGTGCGGCATTATCGGCTACGCGGGGCACAGGCCCGCTGTCCCCATTTTGCTTGAAGGCCTGAAGCGCTTGGAATACCGCGGTTACGACTCCGCCGGTGTGGCCTTTATTCAAAACAAGGAACTGGAACTGCTGCGCGCAGAAGGCAAGCTCGTCGGACTGGAGACCAAGGTCAATGGTCGCGACGTGACTATGGCCACCAGTGGCGTCGGGCACACACGCTGGGCGACCCACGGAGTCCCCGTGGAGCGTAACGCTCATCCGCACAAGGACAATTCCGGCCGTCTGGCCATGATCCACAACGGCATCATCGAGAATTTCCAGGAGCAGAAGGACTGGCTCATAGAGCGGGGCTACACCTTTGCTTCGGAGACCGACACCGAAGTCCTGGTCAACCTGATCTCAGAAGGTCTGAAAGAGACCGGAGAAGGTGTGCTCCAGGCCCTGTCATGGGCTCTGGCGCGGGTTGAAGGTGCCTACGCCGTGGCGCTTGTCTCTTTGGATGAGCCTGGAGTGATCTACGCCGCCCGCCAGTCCAGCCCCCTGGTCTTTGGTGCCGGCACTGGCGAGAATTTCGTGGCCTCGGATATCCCAGCCTTTCTCAATTACACCCGCGACGTGGTCTTTCTGGAGGACGGCGAGTTGGTACGCATGGATGCCAACTCCTGGCAGGTGCTGGACGCCCTGACCCTTGAACCCATCGAGAAGCAGACCAATCGCATTGATTGGGATGTGCAGTCCGCACAAAAGGGTGGACACAAGCACTTCATGATCAAGGAAATCTTTGAGCAGCCCAAAGTCATCGCCGATTGTCTGGCGGGCCGGGTGGACCTGAAGACGGGCACTGTCCGTCTGCCTGAACTGGAAGGCCTGACTTCGCCCAAGCGGCTGCACATCGTCGCCTGCGGAACCTCTTTTCACGCCGGATTATGGGGCATGAATCTGCTGGAATCCTGGGCACGCATTCCCGTGCGTGTGGAGATTGCCTCGGAGTTTCGCTATCGCGACCTGCTGCTGGACGAGGACGATGTGATTCTGGCGATCAGCCAATCCGGTGAGACGGCCGACACCTTGGCCGGCATCCGTCGCGCCAAGCAGATGGGCGCATCCGTCATCGGTCTGTGCAATGTCGTGGGCTCAAGCGTGGCGCGCGAGTCCGACCATGTGATCTACACTCAGGCGGGACCGGAGATCAGCGTGGCTTCGACCAAGGCCATGTGTAGCCAGTTGACGGCTCTGTACCTGCTGGCTTTGCACTGGGGTGCGCAGAAGGGAACCTTGTCCGCCGAAGTGACCCAGCAGGGGATTGCTGCGGTGCATGAGTTGCCCGGATTGCTGGATGCCGAACTGCCTGCCATGCGTGAGCGTTCCAAGGAACTGGCCCGCAAGTACTCGGGAGTCTCCAGCTTCATGTATCTGGGGCGCGGGCTGAATTTTCCGCTGGCCTTGGAAGGCGCGCTCAAGCTCAAGGAAATTTCCTACATTCACGCCGAGGGTTATGCCTCGGGTGAGATGAAGCACGGCCCTATCGCGCTCATCGAGCGTGATTTCCCGACCTTTGCCCTGGCCATGCGCGACGATCTGCTGCCCAAGGTCAAGTCCAATCTGGAGGAAGTGCAGGCTCGCGATGGTCGCATCATCGCCCTGACCAACCCGGGGCTGGATATGGGGGTGGATGATGCCTGGGTGATTCCCGAGGTCTGGGGTCCGCTCTCTGCGTTTCTGGCTCTGCCATGCCTGCAGTTGTTCGCCTACGAAGTAGCGGACTATCTGGGCAAGGATGTGGACCAGCCCCGTAACTTGGCCAAAAGCGTGACCGTGGAATAA
- a CDS encoding 30S ribosomal protein S1, protein MVETMEQENPMMDDMCFEDALEQYLPIADCGELGEGSIVEGEVVRIGEDHVLVDVNFKSEGQIPVSEFKDAEGGLDVAEGDKVDVYVVRKNESEGTIILSRERAKRMKLFDEIEKVQEENNTIKGRIIRRIKGGYTVDLGGVEAFLPGSHVDLRPVPDMDALVDQEFEYRILKINRRRSNVIVSRRVLLEEEREGKRAELLSTLEENQTITGKVKNITEYGVFVDLGGLDGLLHITDMSWKRIKHPKEMVQLGDELELKVLNFDKDNQKVSLGLKQLKSDPWESIGEKYPEGSRFNGKITNLVDYGAFVELEEGVEGLVHISEMSWTRKLRHPSQMVHAGDEVEVVILGVDPDKKRISLGMKQVSPNPWDLVAEKYPEGTILEGTIKNITEFGMFIGIEDGIDGLIHVSDISWTKKVRHPNEVFKQGDTVQATVLTVDKEAEKFTLGIKQLSEDPWLQVPARYPVGTLINGTVTNITDFGLFVEVEEGIEGLVHVSEISRKKIKSPAEMFTEGVDIQAKVIHVSADERRLGLSIKQLKQEADHGSGRSSSKEFHGSSSEAAGTNLGDLLKANLDAQQSDEEE, encoded by the coding sequence ATGGTAGAAACTATGGAACAAGAAAATCCCATGATGGATGACATGTGCTTCGAGGATGCTCTCGAGCAGTACCTTCCCATTGCCGATTGCGGCGAACTGGGTGAGGGCAGCATCGTAGAAGGCGAAGTCGTCCGAATCGGCGAGGACCACGTCCTTGTTGATGTCAATTTCAAGTCCGAAGGTCAGATCCCCGTTTCGGAGTTCAAGGACGCCGAAGGCGGTCTGGACGTGGCCGAGGGCGACAAGGTCGACGTCTACGTCGTCCGTAAGAACGAGTCCGAAGGCACTATCATCCTGTCCCGCGAGCGCGCGAAGCGGATGAAGCTTTTCGACGAGATCGAGAAAGTTCAGGAAGAGAACAACACCATCAAGGGCCGCATCATCCGCCGCATCAAAGGCGGTTACACCGTGGATCTGGGCGGCGTGGAAGCGTTCCTGCCCGGCTCTCACGTGGACCTGCGCCCCGTTCCCGATATGGACGCGCTGGTGGACCAGGAATTCGAGTATCGCATCCTGAAGATCAACCGCCGCCGTTCCAACGTTATCGTCTCCCGCCGCGTGCTGCTCGAAGAAGAGCGCGAGGGCAAGCGTGCCGAGCTGCTCAGCACACTCGAGGAGAACCAGACCATCACCGGTAAGGTCAAGAACATCACCGAATACGGTGTGTTCGTGGACCTCGGCGGTCTGGACGGCCTGCTGCACATCACCGACATGTCCTGGAAGCGCATCAAGCATCCCAAGGAAATGGTTCAGCTGGGCGACGAGCTCGAGCTGAAGGTGTTGAACTTCGACAAGGACAACCAGAAGGTTTCCCTTGGCCTGAAGCAGCTCAAGTCCGATCCCTGGGAAAGCATCGGGGAAAAATACCCCGAGGGCTCCCGCTTCAACGGCAAGATCACCAACCTTGTGGACTACGGCGCGTTCGTGGAACTCGAGGAAGGCGTCGAGGGCCTGGTGCACATCTCCGAGATGTCCTGGACCCGCAAGCTTCGCCACCCCTCTCAGATGGTCCACGCCGGCGACGAAGTCGAAGTGGTCATCCTGGGTGTCGATCCCGACAAGAAGCGCATCTCCCTGGGCATGAAGCAAGTCAGCCCGAACCCGTGGGATCTCGTGGCCGAGAAGTACCCCGAGGGCACCATCCTCGAGGGCACCATCAAGAACATCACCGAGTTCGGTATGTTCATCGGCATTGAGGACGGCATTGACGGCCTCATCCACGTTTCCGATATCTCCTGGACCAAGAAAGTCCGCCATCCCAACGAAGTCTTCAAGCAGGGCGACACCGTGCAGGCCACTGTCCTCACTGTGGACAAGGAAGCTGAGAAGTTCACCTTGGGCATCAAGCAGCTCTCCGAAGATCCGTGGTTGCAGGTTCCTGCCCGCTACCCTGTCGGCACCCTGATCAACGGCACCGTGACCAACATCACTGATTTTGGTCTGTTCGTTGAGGTCGAGGAAGGCATCGAGGGTCTGGTTCACGTTTCCGAAATCTCCCGCAAGAAGATCAAGAGCCCTGCGGAGATGTTCACGGAAGGCGTCGACATCCAGGCCAAGGTCATCCACGTCAGCGCCGACGAGCGCCGTCTGGGTCTGTCCATCAAGCAGCTCAAGCAGGAAGCGGACCACGGCTCCGGTCGTTCGTCCTCCAAGGAATTCCACGGCTCCTCCAGTGAAGCCGCCGGAACCAACCTCGGCGATCTGCTGAAGGCGAATTTGGATGCACAGCAGTCCGACGAAGAGGAATAG
- a CDS encoding nickel/cobalt transporter encodes MKGLLTVLFTVWMLVAGVEAEAATNPFAAGASPRQERVATAPDGGSALSGTLGRIARWQREMRGELSARVRSLNEQPSPWGLMVFLGLSFAYGAVHAAGPGHGKSVATSYVLARGLSARRGAALGALMGAAHAASAVGVVLVLHAIARRAMMNRFEMTALWVERGSYALVMCIGLWLLVDVLKSRRAQDETDGGQGRSLLGVGLSTGLVPCPGAAIMLLFALALDALWLGLGAVMAMACGMGVTIALAAALAACCRGTLLSCAAGRSGRAEMAQKILALIGGAIVLGLGASLLGGTFA; translated from the coding sequence ATGAAAGGTCTGCTGACTGTCCTGTTTACGGTCTGGATGCTGGTTGCGGGCGTGGAAGCCGAAGCTGCAACCAACCCCTTTGCCGCAGGGGCGAGCCCCCGTCAGGAACGGGTGGCCACTGCTCCTGACGGGGGCTCGGCCCTGAGCGGTACACTGGGGCGCATTGCCCGCTGGCAGCGCGAGATGCGTGGTGAATTGTCGGCACGGGTCAGGTCTCTGAACGAACAGCCATCCCCTTGGGGGCTGATGGTTTTTCTGGGATTGTCCTTTGCCTATGGGGCAGTCCATGCCGCTGGACCGGGGCACGGTAAATCCGTGGCAACATCGTACGTCCTGGCGCGAGGTCTGTCTGCGCGCCGAGGCGCAGCCTTGGGCGCTCTCATGGGGGCGGCGCATGCGGCCTCTGCAGTGGGTGTGGTCCTCGTTCTGCACGCTATCGCTCGGCGGGCAATGATGAACCGTTTCGAGATGACGGCTCTCTGGGTGGAGAGAGGCAGCTATGCCCTTGTGATGTGCATCGGCCTATGGTTGCTTGTGGACGTGCTGAAGTCTCGCAGAGCCCAGGATGAAACAGATGGCGGACAGGGCAGGAGTCTGCTGGGGGTGGGGCTGTCCACCGGGCTGGTTCCCTGTCCGGGTGCGGCCATTATGCTGTTGTTTGCCCTGGCGTTGGATGCCTTGTGGCTTGGACTTGGCGCGGTAATGGCTATGGCCTGCGGCATGGGGGTAACTATTGCCCTTGCAGCTGCTCTGGCGGCCTGTTGCAGAGGAACGCTTTTGTCTTGTGCCGCCGGTCGTTCAGGCAGGGCTGAGATGGCGCAAAAGATACTGGCCCTGATTGGCGGTGCCATTGTACTGGGGCTTGGGGCATCGCTTTTGGGTGGTACTTTCGCTTGA
- a CDS encoding DUF1007 family protein, with translation MSIFEGPARNSGWGLFIFLWALAVVLWSPLPAQAHPHVFVDNSVTFVFEGSDLAGVRVHWVFDDMFGTMIREDHDQDRDGAFSEAEIKTVKIGAFDNLKNFDYFTFLEVDGEQFRVQQIQDFRAGFFDGKLFYDFFVPCRVSGVEGQHTVLLSVHDPEYYADVYTPEDAVLELENTAGVKAQASVVINSERTYSSFQVWTSEITLTFGAR, from the coding sequence ATGAGTATATTCGAAGGCCCTGCTCGGAATTCCGGGTGGGGCCTGTTTATTTTTCTGTGGGCTCTCGCGGTGGTGCTGTGGTCCCCGCTCCCTGCTCAGGCTCACCCTCATGTCTTCGTGGATAACTCCGTGACCTTCGTCTTTGAGGGTTCGGATTTGGCGGGGGTACGGGTGCATTGGGTCTTTGACGATATGTTCGGGACCATGATTCGTGAGGATCATGATCAGGATCGGGATGGAGCGTTTTCCGAGGCTGAGATCAAAACCGTGAAGATCGGAGCGTTCGATAACCTCAAGAACTTTGACTATTTCACCTTTCTTGAAGTGGACGGTGAGCAGTTCCGGGTGCAGCAGATTCAGGATTTTCGTGCGGGTTTTTTTGACGGCAAATTGTTCTACGATTTTTTTGTGCCTTGCCGGGTCTCCGGTGTCGAGGGGCAGCATACAGTGCTGCTGTCAGTGCATGACCCTGAATATTATGCCGATGTCTACACCCCTGAGGATGCCGTCCTGGAGTTGGAGAACACCGCCGGGGTCAAGGCTCAGGCCTCTGTGGTGATCAATTCTGAGCGCACGTATTCCTCATTCCAGGTCTGGACATCGGAAATCACCCTGACTTTTGGTGCCCGATGA
- a CDS encoding XTP/dITP diphosphatase → MGAVVLATRNKGKIAELSAMLEGFHLEVRGLDDYPEIGEIEETGTTFEANALIKAKAVAEATGLIAVADDSGLEVDALDGAPGVYSARYSGVGATDLKNSEKLLAALHDVDDDERTARFRCVMLAYAPSGEQLVTSGAWEGHIAREFKGDQGFGYDPVFVDSESGRHSAELSREEKNQRSHRGKALRKLLADWPEFWARAGVE, encoded by the coding sequence GTGGGCGCTGTTGTTTTGGCCACGCGGAACAAGGGAAAGATTGCAGAGTTGTCTGCCATGCTCGAAGGGTTTCACCTCGAAGTCCGTGGTTTGGACGATTATCCTGAAATCGGAGAGATCGAGGAAACCGGGACCACCTTCGAAGCCAATGCGCTGATCAAGGCCAAGGCCGTGGCCGAGGCTACGGGGCTGATTGCTGTGGCTGATGATTCGGGTCTGGAAGTGGACGCTTTGGACGGAGCACCCGGTGTGTATTCTGCCCGCTACAGCGGCGTGGGAGCCACTGACCTCAAGAATAGCGAAAAACTTCTGGCCGCGCTGCATGACGTGGATGACGACGAACGTACTGCACGTTTCCGTTGCGTGATGCTGGCCTATGCCCCGAGTGGAGAACAGCTGGTGACCTCCGGTGCCTGGGAAGGGCATATTGCCCGTGAGTTCAAAGGTGACCAGGGCTTTGGCTACGATCCCGTGTTTGTGGATAGCGAGAGCGGGCGTCATTCTGCCGAACTTTCCCGTGAGGAAAAGAACCAGCGGAGTCACCGGGGTAAGGCCCTGCGTAAACTGCTGGCCGACTGGCCCGAATTTTGGGCGCGAGCAGGGGTTGAATAA
- a CDS encoding two-component system sensor histidine kinase NtrB, which yields MQDIAKAGPECLVAIGGSGPELMQLLEMFDCQDIREGFPWMRLVGVVDGTTRPEVSGALALSRVRLFSTVGELLSAHPEVDIVFDLHATPERSRALRGGLPEGVSVVDARAAMVFWEMIMSGKICAPCQSNLHQARAFLTTVLDGMEEDILLLDLEGRIVDCNRNVTTRLGQPKSAFQGRYCHEVEGGSFCRRSRRECPFRETVMTGKKAEAVHTKLDDDGRLLYFRVYTYPLFNELSELINVVEIRRDITSRTYTEQRLQQAQKMAAIGELSTYIAHEIRNPLFAIGGFARSLLRAENLDEEAQGKVKIILEEASRLDGILKSILNYARPSDTKAGEVDVNSVVGETVQLMSIGCDQEGIRIKTNLDSKVARAKGVPELLKQCLINMVKNSMEAMESGKGCITLFTGMEDEYVIVRVEDTGRGMADDVKLKVFNPFFSTKDKGSGLGLAMTKKIVEDVGGRISLSSHEGVGTVVTLFLPPVLAVDGDTLDAEDIPA from the coding sequence ATGCAGGATATCGCCAAGGCTGGACCCGAGTGCCTTGTCGCCATTGGCGGAAGTGGTCCGGAGCTCATGCAACTGCTCGAGATGTTCGACTGTCAGGATATTCGGGAAGGGTTTCCCTGGATGCGTTTGGTCGGAGTGGTTGATGGCACGACTCGTCCGGAGGTCAGCGGCGCCTTGGCGTTGTCCCGTGTGCGGCTGTTTTCTACGGTGGGTGAGCTTTTGTCCGCGCACCCCGAAGTAGATATCGTGTTTGATCTGCACGCCACCCCGGAGCGTTCGCGCGCTTTGCGCGGGGGGCTGCCCGAGGGCGTTTCGGTAGTGGATGCGCGAGCGGCCATGGTCTTCTGGGAAATGATCATGTCCGGGAAGATTTGCGCGCCCTGCCAATCCAATCTTCATCAGGCCCGGGCTTTTCTGACCACCGTACTGGACGGCATGGAGGAGGACATCCTGCTTCTGGACCTGGAAGGTCGTATCGTGGACTGCAACCGTAACGTGACCACGCGTCTGGGACAGCCGAAGTCGGCTTTTCAGGGGCGGTACTGCCACGAGGTGGAGGGTGGGAGCTTCTGCCGTCGTTCGCGCCGGGAGTGTCCTTTCAGGGAAACCGTGATGACGGGCAAGAAGGCCGAGGCCGTACACACCAAGCTGGATGATGACGGGCGGCTCTTGTATTTCAGGGTCTATACCTATCCTCTCTTTAATGAACTGAGCGAGTTGATCAACGTTGTGGAGATTCGGCGCGACATCACGTCACGTACGTATACCGAGCAACGTCTGCAACAGGCTCAGAAAATGGCCGCCATTGGTGAGTTGTCAACATATATTGCTCATGAAATTCGTAATCCGCTGTTTGCCATCGGTGGCTTTGCCCGATCCCTTCTGCGAGCTGAAAATCTGGATGAGGAGGCCCAGGGCAAGGTGAAGATCATCCTTGAAGAGGCCAGTCGTCTGGACGGCATTCTCAAGTCCATCCTGAATTATGCTCGTCCATCGGACACCAAGGCCGGAGAGGTGGATGTGAATTCCGTGGTGGGCGAGACCGTGCAGTTGATGTCCATTGGTTGTGATCAGGAGGGGATTCGAATCAAAACCAATCTTGATTCGAAAGTGGCCAGAGCCAAGGGCGTTCCTGAATTGCTCAAACAGTGCCTGATCAACATGGTCAAGAATTCCATGGAAGCCATGGAATCCGGCAAGGGGTGCATCACTCTGTTCACGGGCATGGAAGATGAGTATGTCATTGTGCGTGTCGAGGACACGGGCCGGGGGATGGCGGACGACGTCAAACTCAAGGTCTTTAATCCCTTCTTCAGTACCAAGGACAAGGGCTCGGGCCTGGGGCTGGCCATGACCAAGAAGATTGTGGAGGATGTGGGAGGGCGCATCAGCCTGTCCAGCCATGAGGGCGTGGGCACGGTGGTCACTCTGTTCCTGCCTCCGGTCCTTGCGGTCGATGGTGATACTCTGGACGCCGAGGACATCCCCGCGTAG
- the sppA gene encoding signal peptide peptidase SppA → MILLAGVIAAFRFFFGGETSSLDFDGDKIGIVRIEGMLTDSEEINTWIRELRDDKSVKGVVLRVNCPGGAVAPSQEIYNAVVRLTAAKPVVVSMSSLAASGGYYVSAPAHLIMANPSTITGSIGVIMEMSNLEGLFEKLGIQRQALTSGKLKDAGSPFRAMTPEDRKYLMGLIADIHEQFVADVAKARKIDINTLRPIADGRALTGNQALKAGLVDKLGGFEEAVEELKILCGLDPTKRMPVVEGPEKDEPWLRQILGAIRLDVHTDLPESGVVIR, encoded by the coding sequence ATGATCCTCCTGGCGGGGGTCATAGCTGCCTTTCGCTTTTTCTTCGGCGGGGAGACGTCCTCGCTGGACTTTGACGGTGACAAGATTGGCATCGTGCGTATCGAAGGAATGCTTACCGACTCCGAAGAGATCAACACCTGGATTCGCGAACTGCGCGACGACAAATCGGTCAAGGGCGTGGTTCTACGCGTCAATTGCCCGGGTGGCGCCGTGGCTCCATCCCAGGAAATCTATAATGCAGTGGTCCGGCTGACTGCCGCCAAGCCAGTGGTGGTCTCCATGAGTTCACTGGCGGCTTCGGGTGGTTACTACGTCAGCGCCCCGGCGCATCTCATCATGGCCAACCCGTCCACCATCACCGGTTCCATCGGTGTGATCATGGAGATGTCCAACCTCGAAGGCCTCTTCGAGAAGCTGGGTATCCAGCGACAGGCGCTTACCAGCGGAAAGCTCAAAGACGCCGGATCGCCATTTCGGGCCATGACCCCTGAGGACCGTAAGTATCTTATGGGGCTCATCGCCGACATCCACGAGCAATTTGTAGCCGACGTGGCCAAGGCCCGTAAGATCGATATCAACACTCTGCGTCCCATTGCCGACGGTCGGGCGTTGACTGGAAATCAGGCTCTCAAGGCTGGATTGGTCGACAAACTCGGCGGCTTCGAGGAAGCCGTGGAGGAACTGAAAATCCTTTGTGGTCTGGACCCAACCAAACGGATGCCCGTGGTGGAAGGTCCTGAAAAGGACGAGCCCTGGCTCAGGCAGATCCTCGGAGCCATCCGACTGGATGTGCACACCGACCTGCCTGAAAGTGGAGTTGTCATTCGCTGA